DNA sequence from the Agromyces aureus genome:
GGCCAGGTCGGGCGTCGCGGTCTTGTTCGCCGTGAACCAGTCCACCATCGCCTGGAGGTCGACCTTGCCGGTGTCGGCGCGGCCCGTTCCCTTGCCGAGGGTGAAGAAGTTGTCACCGCCCGCCGCGAGGAAGGAGTTCGCCACGACCTTGTAGTTCGCCGCCGGGTCGAGTTCGACGCCGTCGAGCGAGACGTGGGTCACGCGCGACCCCGCCGCAGCCGTCGGGTCGTAGACGACCTCGAGTCCGGCGTTGACGCCGAGCTTCAGGAACGGACGCGATGCGCCGGCCGGCTGCCACTGCTCCTCGAGCACCTGCTTGACCTGGGCGCCCGTGAGCGTCTGGGTGAAGAGGGTGTTCGCGAACGGCTGCACGTTGGCCGCCTCGCGGTAGGTGACGTTGCCGTCGGGGTCGGCGGCACCGGTGCTCTTGAACTTCAGGTCGGTGCGCATGCCGCCCGGGTTCATGAACGCGATGTCGGCCGTGCCGTCCTGCTTGGCGGCCCAGAGCTGCACGTCGGCGACGAAGTTGCCGATCGTCGATTCTGCGCCGCGCGCCTCGACGAGCACCGGGTTGCCGTTCGCATCCGTGCCCGGCATCTGGCCGCGGTTGAAGTCGGCCGTGATGTTGCCCACCTTGACGGCGCCGAGCACGTCGGCCTTCGCCTTGGCGTCGGCCACGATCGCCGCGACCTCGGGGTCGGCCGGGTAGAGCGCCTTGGCGGGCACCGGCGGATTCGTCGTCGCGGTCGTCATGAGGGGCTTGAGCTCGTTCGAGATCGAGAGGAGTTCCTTCGACTCGGGGTCGACCTCGAGCTTCATGAGACCGAACTGCTCGCCGTACTGGCCGGCCGAGACGACCGGGCGGCCGTCGACGACGTGGTTGTACGGGAGGTGGGTGTGCGCGGAGACGATCGCGTTCACCTTCGGGTCGACGCCGGCGACGATCTTGCCGAACACCGAGCCGTCGGTGACGCTCGAGAGCGCGCTCGTCGTCGCACCCTCGTGCACGAGCAGGATGAGCACGTCGGCCTCGCCGTTGTCGGCCACGCCGTCGGTGAGGTTCTCGGCCTGCGCGTTCACCGATGCGACGATCGGGCGAACGTCGAGGTCGGCGATGCCGGCCGGGCTGACGAGCGAGGGCAGTTCCTCAGTGACGGCGCCGATGAAGCCGACGGTCACCCCTTCGAAGGTCTGCGTGTAGTACGGCGCGAGCGCCGTCTCGTTCGTGCCCTTGAGGAAGACGTTCGAGCTGATGTACTCGAAGTCCGCCTCGCCCTGCACGCGGTCCCGGAGGTCCTTCCATCCCTGGTCGAACTCGTGGTTGCCCGCTGCGCTCACGTCGAGTCCGGCCGCGTTGAGGGCGGCGATCGTCGGCGAGTCCTTCTGGATGAAGGACGTGAACGTCGAGGCGCCGATGAGGTCGCCCGCCGCGGCGAAGACCGTGTTCGGGTTCTCGGCGCGGACGGCGTCCGCGGCTCCCGCGAGCACCGCGGCACCGGCAGACGGGGCCGCCTGCTCGATGCGGCCGTGGAAGTCGTTGATCGTCATCACGCTGATGTCGACCACGTCGGTGAGCTTCGCGCTGTCGAGACCGATGACCTGGGGGTCATGGTCGCTCGAGCGGAAGACCGAGTCGTCGGGCGAGCCGTTCTCGTACTGGCGGTCACTCCACTCGGGCGAGTTGATCGCCCAGCGGCCGATGCCCGTGACGCCCTGCACGGCTGCGGCGTTGCCGAGCGCGTGGTCGAGCGAACCCAGCTCGCCGTCGAACGTGTACGTGTACTGGTCGTCGGTGCGGTCGGGCAGCAGGTCGGAGTACCCGGCCTCGGTCAGCACCTGGATCGGGTCCTCTTCGGAGTACGAGTTGAAGTCGCCGAGCAGGAACACCTCGCCGGCCTCGGCCGCGAGGGTGTTCGCGAGCCCCAGGAGCGACGTGGCCTGCGCGATGCGGTCGGCGTTGAAGAAGCCCTGGCCGTCGGCCGGCTGCGTGCCGGAGCCGCTCTTCGACTTGAAGTGGTTGGCGACGACCGAGAAGTCGTTGCCGTTCGGCAGGGTGAAGACCTGGCCGATGGGCTCGCGGGCGTTGCCCCACACGGTCTCGTCGTCCACGGTCTGCGCGGCACCCTTGGGGGTGACGGCGTCGGTGCGGTAGATGATCGCGCTCTGGATGAAGTCCGTGTTGGCCGCCGTGAGCACGGCGGGCGTCGGCACGAACGCCCAGACATCGGAGCCCTGGGCCTCGTTCAGCGCGGCCACGAGCGTGGCGGTCGCCTCGTCACGTGCCTCGCCGAGCTTCAACGAGTTCTCGATCTCCTGGAGGGCGACGACCTCGGCGTTCAACGCGATGATCGCCTTGACGATCTTCTTCTCCTGCAGGGCGAATTCCTCGGCCGTGGCTGCGCCACGCGCGTTCGAGTTCTCGCTCAAGAGGGTCGTGAAGTAGTTGAGCACGTTGAAGACGCCGACCTGGAGGTCGCCGCCCACCGCGGGTGCGGTCGCGACTCGCGGGTTCAGGGTCTCGAACGTGGGCTTCACGGAGGCCGGGCTCGCGCTGTCGATCGGCGTCGTCGGCTGGAGGCGCCACGCGTCGAAGCCGTAGCTCAGCACGTACGGCGTCGAGGGCAGGATCACGCGGTCGCCGTTGCGGACGACCTGGTCCTTCGTCAGGTACGGCTGCTCGTTCGGGTGCGCCGCCGACGTGACGGCACTGTTCCAGCCGTCGTCGAGCACGAGCAGGCGGCCGCGGTTCGCGGCGGCGATCGCGTTCGCGTCGGCACCGGCGTCGACCAGCTCCGTGCTCTTGACGGGCAGCGTGTCGCCAGCAGAGAGCCACAGCGAACCGTAGTTGTAGACCTCGTGCGTGCTCGAGAGCAGGTAGTTGCCGGTGGGTGCGAC
Encoded proteins:
- a CDS encoding ExeM/NucH family extracellular endonuclease; translated protein: MQGGRTAQRLSAIAATAAAALFVGLLGAPPAFAATDGSGVVINEVYARGGSASQPYTNKFVELYNPTNAAVSLAGWSLQYRSATGTAGGLLALDGSIASGGHYLISLASNGSNGEALPTPDASGTMSPQGSNGIVFLSNATSAINPGIGSIVNAPNVIDYVGYGSANGFEGSAAVYGDGVTPPGNTVPGSISRTLGADTDNNAADFAFSSTPTPQNSGAGPVDPEPEPEVATIAEVQGSGDASPLVGKTVTVEGVVTGDYRTGGYNGVTIQTPGPDTTPGVSDGLFVFGMPTVGKVGDLVQVTGAVSEYFGLTQITADAASAKVLTADAGVPDAQPLPDATVGGAREALESMLVAPTGNYLLSSTHEVYNYGSLWLSAGDTLPVKSTELVDAGADANAIAAANRGRLLVLDDGWNSAVTSAAHPNEQPYLTKDQVVRNGDRVILPSTPYVLSYGFDAWRLQPTTPIDSASPASVKPTFETLNPRVATAPAVGGDLQVGVFNVLNYFTTLLSENSNARGAATAEEFALQEKKIVKAIIALNAEVVALQEIENSLKLGEARDEATATLVAALNEAQGSDVWAFVPTPAVLTAANTDFIQSAIIYRTDAVTPKGAAQTVDDETVWGNAREPIGQVFTLPNGNDFSVVANHFKSKSGSGTQPADGQGFFNADRIAQATSLLGLANTLAAEAGEVFLLGDFNSYSEEDPIQVLTEAGYSDLLPDRTDDQYTYTFDGELGSLDHALGNAAAVQGVTGIGRWAINSPEWSDRQYENGSPDDSVFRSSDHDPQVIGLDSAKLTDVVDISVMTINDFHGRIEQAAPSAGAAVLAGAADAVRAENPNTVFAAAGDLIGASTFTSFIQKDSPTIAALNAAGLDVSAAGNHEFDQGWKDLRDRVQGEADFEYISSNVFLKGTNETALAPYYTQTFEGVTVGFIGAVTEELPSLVSPAGIADLDVRPIVASVNAQAENLTDGVADNGEADVLILLVHEGATTSALSSVTDGSVFGKIVAGVDPKVNAIVSAHTHLPYNHVVDGRPVVSAGQYGEQFGLMKLEVDPESKELLSISNELKPLMTTATTNPPVPAKALYPADPEVAAIVADAKAKADVLGAVKVGNITADFNRGQMPGTDANGNPVLVEARGAESTIGNFVADVQLWAAKQDGTADIAFMNPGGMRTDLKFKSTGAADPDGNVTYREAANVQPFANTLFTQTLTGAQVKQVLEEQWQPAGASRPFLKLGVNAGLEVVYDPTAAAGSRVTHVSLDGVELDPAANYKVVANSFLAAGGDNFFTLGKGTGRADTGKVDLQAMVDWFTANKTATPDLAQRSVGLVLPAPANGTAYVPGETLNLALSSLDFSTTEVAAGEVTVSIGGIAVGTAPVDRTSVPATDEGGRASLTITIPEGIDGATALEIAVASTKTSVSVPITVDAPEPEAPVATITLGAPTSLLVRAGSSVTYKAQVFATDGSKPVGTVRVFDGSKLVGTVELTAAANGRVSVTVPKLSRGLHLLRAEFDGTAPYTDSRMFQVPVLAW